CAAGTAACTCTCCAACCAATCTAGAAATCAATATGAACACGCTTTCACTTAATAACACCAACACTAATGCAAATACTAATAATCCTGATTCAAATCAAGTTGGTACACCAGCATCTCAATACTATGCAATTCCACAACAATTTCAAGGACAAATGCCGCAACAACTaccacaacaacagcagcaacagcaacaacaacaagttCATTTGAATCTAGACATGGTCCCACCTCCACCACCAGGTATGTTTGCAGCACCTCCCttacaacaacaagcaGGGAACCAAGATCCACAACAACAGCCACCAATGAAGGACTCTAGTACGAATTCTACCGatttattgaatcaattgatCAGTGGTAGAAGAATGGCGACCGCACGTAAttaaaaacaagaaataaagaaagagGTATTGCATTAGGGAAAAAGTTAAAACGTTCTTGGTAAAGTAAAGTACCTTACGCttaactttattatatatatttcatttttacaTATATAGATCCAGATACACCgcatcatttaataaatatattaatacaTAATCACAACTTCTCTATATTTCATGTATTTAATCAGCACGAAACTACATGCGTTTTATATTTTAGCACTACGGATGGCTATTCTTGATGTCCTTgtgaaattttgaaattcattCCAAAACCGCGCTTACTTTATGTAAAACTAGTATTTAGAAAAGATATGGAAAATTCTGTACTTCTAGGATTATGTCCATTGAGTTCATATATCATAGATACAAGAACTTAAACAATATGGATAAGTAATCATATAAAAAAGGACCTCAACATAAAACCCTCAACGAACTTATGGCACCATCATCGAGGATTACCGACGTTTCAAAAATCTCTTCTGATATTTCTACTATTTTCAAACCAAGACCTCCATTAAGGCATTTCAAACCCACCGACTATCCTGTACatagaagaagaacgaATCCCAATATTACTGGtatatcaaaatatattaatagcCATCTATTAAGTTACGTAAAGGAATACTCAACTACTACAACTACCAATTCGGAAGTGACTGAAAATAATGAGGTTGTTCTTGGGAATAAAATTGCTCAAGAGAATAAGGAAGCATTAGATAAATGGAATCCACACGAAGACCCAAACATAAAAGATACTGATCCATATAGGACTATTTTTGTCGGGAGGTTACCatatgatattgatgaacttcaattacaaaaacattttttgaaatttggacagattgaaaaaataagaattGTGCGagataaatttaataataataaatcaaaaggGTATGGATTTATAGTTTTTCATGACCCCATAAGTAGTAAGATGGCTTGTAAGGAAATAGGTGTACATCGAGGATTGGAAATCAATGGACGGATATGTATCGTTGATATCGAGAGAAGTAGAACTGTTAAATATTTCAGACCAAGACGGTTAGGTGGCGGACTTGGTGGGAGAGGATACAATCAACGTGATATTTTTACTtcagcatcatcattatcgtcAGTACGTAGTCGTAATTATCCAGAAGTGAGGCATAGACCTGTGGCAGGTGAAGGTCGTTATAGAGGATCTGGGTTTACGGATgaatatcaaaataaaatgcCAGGATCTCATGGTAGATTTAATCCATCTTTTCCTCAGAGCAGCAGATATAATAGTACGATCCCACTGCCTAGTTATGAAGATGGAACCAGCGCTACCGAAAAAGTGACAGCAACAATAGGTTATAAATCGAGAACatcaagaacaaaagaaaaggtATCGAAAAAACCAGAGATTCCAGATTACTGAACATTTTCAAGTAAGCACgctatataaatatatattatattatatatcaTCTAAAAGTGGTGCAAAGTCTACATTCACCTACCAAGAAGGAATAGGTATATATGTCATGTTTGTTTGGCAATAATATCACTTTCATATTCAAGAGATTTTAGCCATAGTGGTATTATTAGAATGTAAAAACAGACAACTAGCTAGATTACGCTAATAtcataaaaaaaatatttattgcTAAAGAATAGGCTTTAAAACGGCACTAGACAGGGCAAAACTAAAGGTTACATCGTTAATTGACGGTGTAGTTATCGATAGATAGATTATACAATCATCAGAACTCaggaaaataataatccGCAGTAAACAACATGGATAGTTATCCAACCTAACTGATCCGTGATTTATCCGGCGGATACAACATCTTTCTTCCCGAGCTTCGGGTTTAAAAGAATGGAAATCGAACTACGTAGTCTCCGACTTCGCTAATTTTTTCACTTAACGGTCATTCATTTCGGAaaactttttttcaaatgagTCAATCTTGGCTGCCACTCTGAGAATTCCATATAAAGAGGAAATTTTTCGAAAAATAACAGATACATTCGCTATCCACTTCCTTTAGGATCTCTTTTGATCGATTACTACCTTCTTACAATCATTATTCTTAAAACGTCACAAATCCATTTACGTTTCATTAAAACAACATAAGTGTATCATTATGCCATCTCCTGGGTTATTGGTATCTTCCACTAAAAGAATTAACCCTTCAAGGTTACAATGTTTATCATCAATCATAGGCAAGGCTAGTTTATCCACCCAAGCAAGCTCTTCAGGACCATTATCAATCACATTAAACAGATCCAGCccaacaagaagaagaataacaTACTCAAAGAGATGTATTTCTACTAATGGAGTCGGTTCTGCAGGTACAAGATCCACTGTTATCCAACTATTAAATAACATTAGTACCAAAAGAGAAGTGGaacaatatttgaaatattttacaTCTGTctcacaacaacaattcGCTGTTATTAAAGTCGGTGGCGCTATCATATCAGACAACTTACAAGAATTAGCATCATGTCTTGCATTCCTTTACCATGTTGGTCTATATCCAATCGTACTTCATGGTACAGGCCCTCAAGTTAATGGAAGATTGGAAGCTCAAGGTATTGAACCTGATTACATTGACGGTATTAGAATCACTGATGAACATACTATGGCTGTCGTGAGAAAATGTTTCCTTGAACAAAATCTGAAATTGGTTACTGCCTTGGAAAAGTTAGGTGTTCGTGCAAGACCAATCACTTCTGGTGTCTTCACTGCTGAATATCTTGACAAggataaatataaattggTGGGTGATATTACTGGTGTCACAAAGGACCCTATTGAAGCTTCTATTAAAGTAGGTGCCTTGCCAATTTTGACTTCCTTAGCGGAAACTCCATCGGGTCAAATGTTAAATGTTAATGCCGATGTTGCTGCTGGTGAATTAGCTAGAGTGTTTGAACCTCTGAAAATTGTT
The Naumovozyma dairenensis CBS 421 chromosome 5, complete genome DNA segment above includes these coding regions:
- the SNP1 gene encoding U1 snRNP complex subunit SNP1 (similar to Saccharomyces cerevisiae SNP1 (YIL061C); ancestral locus Anc_7.250), coding for MAPSSRITDVSKISSDISTIFKPRPPLRHFKPTDYPVHRRRTNPNITGISKYINSHLLSYVKEYSTTTTTNSEVTENNEVVLGNKIAQENKEALDKWNPHEDPNIKDTDPYRTIFVGRLPYDIDELQLQKHFLKFGQIEKIRIVRDKFNNNKSKGYGFIVFHDPISSKMACKEIGVHRGLEINGRICIVDIERSRTVKYFRPRRLGGGLGGRGYNQRDIFTSASSLSSVRSRNYPEVRHRPVAGEGRYRGSGFTDEYQNKMPGSHGRFNPSFPQSSRYNSTIPLPSYEDGTSATEKVTATIGYKSRTSRTKEKVSKKPEIPDY